A genomic segment from Candidatus Palauibacter australiensis encodes:
- the prfB gene encoding peptide chain release factor 2 (recognizes the termination signals UGA and UAA during protein translation a specificity which is dependent on amino acid residues residing in loops of the L-shaped tRNA-like molecule of RF2; in some organisms control of PrfB protein levels is maintained through a +1 ribosomal frameshifting mechanism; this protein is similar to release factor 1): RAVEEREARRAELEGAKTRIEWGRQIRSYVLQPYKMVKDHRTNLEVGNVDAVLDGEIDGFIQAFLQESGKTGA; this comes from the coding sequence CGGGCCGTCGAGGAACGGGAAGCGCGCCGGGCCGAACTGGAGGGGGCGAAGACGCGAATCGAATGGGGCCGGCAGATCCGGTCCTACGTCCTGCAGCCTTACAAGATGGTCAAGGACCACCGGACGAATCTCGAGGTCGGCAACGTCGACGCCGTGCTCGACGGCGAGATCGACGGATTCATCCAGGCGTTTCTCCAGGAATCCGGCAAGACGGGCGCATGA